Below is a genomic region from Telmatobacter sp. DSM 110680.
GACTGCAGCTGTTATTTACTGGGTCATGTCGATGGATGTTACCTGGTTCTCTTCGGTCTACGGCTTGCTCTTCCTCGTCGGCCAGGGATATTCAGTTCTCGCGCTGTCGATACTTACATCGATCAGCCTCTCGAAAGCAGAGCCATTCAAGACCATCCTTCGCACCACTGAGCAGCATGACCTCGGCAAGTTCACCTTCGCCTTTGTCATGCTGAATATCTATCTCGGTTTCGCGCAGTTCCTGATCATCTGGTCTGGCAACCTGCCTGAAGAAATTCCCTGGTACCTCGATCGCATTCGCGGTCACTGGGGCATCATTATTACTCTCGACTTCATCTTCCATTGGCTCATCCCGTTCTCGCTGCTGTTGTCGCGGGACATCAAGCGCAACAAGAAGCGCATGGTACGCGTCTGCCAGTGGATGATCTTCGCCAAGGCATTCGATCTGTTCTGGCTTATCGAGCCGAACTTCAAGGATGCCGCTCGCAACCTGCACTTCAGCTGGGGAATTCTTGAATACATCGCTGTTCCAGTCGCGATGGTTTCCGTCTGGATTGCTTATTACAGTCACAACTTGAAGACACGTGCGCTGGTGCAAACCAACGATCCGCACGTTGCAGAGATTCTGGAGCCCGAACATGTCCACGCTTGATCACAACGAACCCGACGACCAAAAAGTGCTTGGTTCGCATGGCCCCAGCGAGATCGACGCCTCTGCTGGTTACGAGCAGACCGATGTCAAGGTCACGGGCATTATCGTCTTTCTCGTTTCGCTTGCGATCCTTGTCGCCGTTTGCGGCGTGGTCACCTATGGCATGGGCAAGCTGATCAATGCGCGCATGAATAAGGAAGACGGACCCAACAGCAAGTGGACCAAGACCGCCGAGATCCGCCAACTCGGCAATTTGCCATCGAGCCCGGAGATGCAAAACAAGATCGCGGAAATCACCCGGACCTTTCCGACACCTCGTGTACAGACCGATGATGGCAACCAGGACGTAGCGGATCTTCATCAGCGCGAAGACTTGCTGCTGGACAACTACACATGGGTTGACCAGTCGCAGGGCAAAGTAAGAATTCCGATCGAACGGGCCATGCAGATCATCGCGCAAAAGGGTTTGCCCGTCGCTCCTACAGTCCAGCAGGCGCCGCTTCTCGCAGGTGATTCAAAGCCAACAGTGACAGCACCGATCACCGACGGCTTTGCACGCACGGGCTACGAACAGGATCAAGCCGCGGCCCAAAAAGCCGAGGCGCAGCAGCAAGCCGAGACTCAGCAGCACGAGTAACGACGAAAGTGTGAAGCAGTATGCAGAACAGCAGTAACAGTGCGAACAAGACGACCAGCATCAGGCAACGCAGTTTCACCGCGGCCTCGATCTTCTTGTGCCTTGCCGCACTGACGCCATCTTTGTTGGGGCAGGTATCAAGCTACGGCGAAAAGGAGACTGGGCCTGATAACGGCAAGCCCCCCGCCATCCTCAATGGTGTAGGCGTGACTCAGCGACTGAATGAGCAGTTGCCGCTCGATCTCACGTTCACTGACGACATGGGCAAAACGGTTCAGCTCGCGAGCTACTTTGGGAAAAGGCCCGCCATTCTCGCGCTCGTCTATTACCAGTGCCCGATGTTGTGCTCAGAAGAGTTGAACGGCCTCACGGGCGCACTGCAGATGGTCGACGAAGTTCCCGGCCGCGATTTCAACGTCATCGTTGTCAGCATCGATCCCAGCGAAGGCACCAACCTTGCTGCGGACAAGAAGCGCAACTACCTCCGCCGGTACGGACATCCTGAAACCGCCGATGGCTGGCACTTCATGACCGGCACGCAAGCCAACATCGATGCGCTGACCAAGGCGGTCGGCTTTGGCTACGTCAAGATTCCCGGGCCCGATGGCAAGCTCACGCAGTTCGCCCACGCCAGCTCCATTCAGCTCGTAACTCCGCAGGGCAAGCTGGCACAGTACTACATGGGAGTCGAGTACTCTCCGAAAGATATTCGCCTCGGTCTCGTCGAGGCTTCGAACAATCACATCGGCTCACCCGTCGACAACATTCTTACTTACTGCTATCACTACGACCCGGCAACCAATAAGCATTCGCTGATCATTGCTCGCGTTGTGCAGATGGGTGGCGCGATGACTGTGATTCTGCTGGGCGGGTTTATGTGGATCATGTTCCGCCGCGACTATCGCAAGGCTCATGACCAACTTGTTTCAGGAAC
It encodes:
- a CDS encoding SCO family protein; this encodes MQNSSNSANKTTSIRQRSFTAASIFLCLAALTPSLLGQVSSYGEKETGPDNGKPPAILNGVGVTQRLNEQLPLDLTFTDDMGKTVQLASYFGKRPAILALVYYQCPMLCSEELNGLTGALQMVDEVPGRDFNVIVVSIDPSEGTNLAADKKRNYLRRYGHPETADGWHFMTGTQANIDALTKAVGFGYVKIPGPDGKLTQFAHASSIQLVTPQGKLAQYYMGVEYSPKDIRLGLVEASNNHIGSPVDNILTYCYHYDPATNKHSLIIARVVQMGGAMTVILLGGFMWIMFRRDYRKAHDQLVSGTKVNG